Proteins co-encoded in one Lynx canadensis isolate LIC74 chromosome C1, mLynCan4.pri.v2, whole genome shotgun sequence genomic window:
- the CHRNG gene encoding acetylcholine receptor subunit gamma, translating into MYRGQGLPLLLPLLAVCLGAQGRNQEERLLADLMHNYDPHLRPAERDSDVVNVSLKLTLTNLISLNEREEALTTNVWIEMQWCDYRLRWDPQDYEGLWVLRVPSTMVWRPDVVLENNVDGVFEVALYCNVLVSPDGCVYWLPPAIFRSSCPVSVTYFPFDWQNCSLVFQSQTYSTNEINLQLSQEDGQTIEWIFIDPEAFTENGEWAIRHRPAKMLLDVEAPAEEAGHQKVVFYLLIQRKPLFYIINIIAPCVLISSVAILIYFLPAKAGGQKCTVAINVLLAQTVFLFLVAKKVPETSQAVPLISKYLTFLLVVTILIVVNAVVVLNVSLRSPHTHSMARRVRKVFLRLLPQLLRMHVRPLVPVAVQGTGRRLQNGSSPGWSITAGEEVALCLPRSELLFRQRQRNGLVRAALEKLEKGPEPGQSQELCGSLKQAAPAIQACVEACNLIALARHQQSHFDSGSEEWFLVGRVLDRVCFLAMLSLFVCGTAGIFLMAHYNQVPPLPFPGDPRSYLPSPD; encoded by the exons ATGTACAGGGGCCAGGGGCTGCCGCTCCTCCTGCCGCTGCTGGCTGTCTGCCTGG GAGCCCAGGGCCGGAACCAGGAGGAGCGTCTGCTCGCGGACCTGATGCACAACTACGACCCCCACCTGCGGCCCGCGGAGCGCGATTCGGACGTGGTCAACGTCAGCCTGAAACTCACCCTCACCAACCTCATCTCCCTG AATGAGCGAGAGGAGGCCCTCACCACCAATGTGTGGATAGAGATG CAGTGGTGTGACTATCGCCTGCGCTGGGATCCGCAAGACTACGAAGGCCTGTGGGTGCTGAGGGTGCCGTCCACCATGGTGTGGCGGCCGGATGTCGTGCTGGAGAACAA CGTGGACGGCGTGTTCGAGGTGGCCCTCTACTGCAACGTGCTGGTGTCTCCTGACGGATGTGTCTACTGGCTGCCGCCCGCCATCTTCCGCTCCTCCTGCCCCGTCTCCGTCACCTACTTCCCCTTCGACTGGCAGAACTGCTCCCTCGTCTTCCA GTCCCAGACCTACAGCACCAATGAGATCAATTTGCAGCTCAGCCAGGAAGATGGTCAGACCATAGAGTGGATTTTCATCGACCCTGAGGCCTTCACGG AGAACGGGGAGTGGGCCATCCGGCACCGGCCGGCCAAGATGCTGCTGGATGTGGAGGCACCCGCCGAGGAGGCGGGCCACCAGAAGGTGGTCTTCTACCTGCTCATCCAGCGCAAGCCCCTCTTCTACATCATCAACATCATCGCGCCCTGTGTGCTCATCTCCTCGGTCGCCATTCTCATCTACTTCCTTCCTGCCAAGG CGGGGGGCCAGAAGTGTACCGTCGCCATCAACGTGCTCCTGGCCCAGACCGTCTTCCTCTTCCTTGTGGCCAAGAAGGTGCCCGAGACCTCCCAGGCAGTGCCACTTATCAGCAA GTACCTGACCTTCCTCCTGGTGGTGACCATCCTCATTGTCGTGAATGCTGTGGTCGTGCTCAACGTGTCTTTGCggtccccccacacacactccatGGCCCGCAGGGTCCGAAAG GTGTTCCTGCGGCTCTTGCCCCAGCTGTTGCGGATGCACGTTCGCCCACTGGTCCCAGTGGCTGTGCAAGGCACGGGGCGCCGGCTGCAGAATGGCTCCTCTCCGGGATGGTCAATCACAGCTGGGGAAGAGGTTGCTCTCTGCCTGCCTCGCAGTGAACTTCTCTTCCGGCAGCGGCAGCGCAACGGGCTGGTGAGGGCGGCGCTGGAGAAGCTAG AGAAAGGCCCGGAGCCAGGGCAGAGCCAAGAGTTGTGTGGCAGCCTGAAGCAGGCCGCCCCGGCCATCCAGGCGTGTGTGGAAGCCTGCAACCTCATTGCCCTTGCCCGCCACCAGCAAAGTCACTTTGACAGT GGGAGCGAGGAGTGGTTCTTGGTGGGCCGCGTGCTGGACCGTGTCTGCTTCCTGGCCATGCTCTCCCTTTTTGTCTGTGGCACTGCTGGCATCTTCCTCATGGCCCACTacaaccaggtgccccctcttcCGTTCCCTGGAGACCCCCGCTCCTACCTGCCCTcgcctgactga